The Paenibacillus sophorae genome has a segment encoding these proteins:
- the dnaB gene encoding replicative DNA helicase, with protein MLERDDLLEKLGIEKPVDLQAEQAVLGASLIDQAAYDTVADILQGGEFSDDGHARIYRAMRRLSDAGQPIDLVSLTSQLQDSEEIEKVGGVSYLAKLAHAVPTTTNATYYAERVQEMFLRRQAIDTAMDLLRNAGEEQDVKGFLAMAETAVSKLSDQTVPVREFVGIKDALMQVWEEAEQRYNVRDINRGITGIESGYADLDRMTAGFQDNDLIIVAARPSVGKTAFALNIAQNVGVRAKVTVAIFSLEMSAAQLVQRMVCAESQIDASRMRTGRFEGDDWERMATAVGSLSEADIHIDDTPGITVNEIRAKCRRLKKDNGLGMILIDYLQLIQGSGRRGANRQEEVSQISRTLKQIARELEVPVIALSQLSRGVEQRQDKRPMMSDLRESGAIEQDADIVAFLYRDDYYDKESEKKNIIEVIIAKQRNGPVGTVELVFLKEFNKFVNYERSHADQSPPPAGNVKNMDKRKWA; from the coding sequence ATGCTTGAACGTGATGATTTACTTGAGAAACTGGGCATCGAGAAGCCAGTTGACCTGCAGGCCGAGCAAGCGGTGCTTGGGGCTTCACTGATTGACCAAGCCGCTTATGACACCGTGGCGGATATCCTGCAGGGCGGCGAGTTTAGCGACGATGGCCATGCCCGGATATATAGAGCAATGCGTCGGCTTAGTGATGCGGGCCAACCGATTGATTTGGTTAGCCTGACTTCTCAACTGCAGGACAGCGAGGAGATCGAAAAGGTAGGCGGGGTCAGTTATTTGGCGAAGCTCGCACATGCGGTTCCGACGACAACCAATGCGACCTACTATGCTGAGCGGGTACAGGAGATGTTTCTGCGGCGTCAGGCGATTGATACGGCGATGGATCTGCTCCGTAACGCCGGGGAAGAGCAGGACGTTAAAGGCTTTTTGGCAATGGCCGAGACAGCGGTATCCAAGCTATCAGACCAGACGGTCCCGGTTCGTGAGTTTGTTGGAATCAAGGATGCCTTAATGCAAGTCTGGGAAGAGGCAGAGCAGCGTTACAACGTCCGCGATATTAACCGTGGCATCACAGGTATAGAGTCTGGATACGCGGATTTGGACCGGATGACAGCAGGGTTTCAAGACAACGACTTGATCATTGTGGCGGCGCGGCCATCGGTGGGGAAAACGGCGTTTGCCCTGAATATTGCTCAGAATGTCGGGGTACGTGCAAAAGTGACGGTGGCGATCTTTAGCCTGGAGATGAGTGCGGCCCAACTGGTACAGCGGATGGTCTGCGCAGAATCCCAGATCGATGCCAGCCGGATGCGGACAGGCCGCTTTGAGGGCGATGACTGGGAGCGCATGGCTACAGCTGTCGGCTCACTTTCAGAGGCAGACATCCATATAGACGATACGCCTGGCATAACGGTGAACGAGATCCGAGCCAAGTGCCGGCGGCTCAAGAAGGATAATGGCCTTGGCATGATCCTCATCGACTACCTGCAGTTGATTCAGGGAAGCGGGCGCCGCGGGGCCAACCGGCAGGAAGAGGTGTCTCAAATTAGCCGGACACTTAAGCAAATTGCCCGGGAGCTCGAGGTGCCGGTAATCGCCTTATCCCAGCTCAGCCGCGGTGTGGAGCAGCGTCAGGACAAGCGGCCGATGATGTCGGACCTTCGGGAATCCGGCGCCATTGAGCAAGATGCCGACATCGTTGCTTTCTTGTACCGGGATGATTATTACGACAAGGAGAGCGAGAAGAAGAACATCATTGAGGTCATTATAGCCAAGCAGCGGAATGGTCCAGTTGGGACGGTGG